From the Chloroflexus aurantiacus J-10-fl genome, one window contains:
- a CDS encoding clostripain-related cysteine peptidase: MAASCIRSMLLGGLFILLVSFNAPVFSMPILHSSPLTSGANQAGDTQESGAIPLPRGCGGVTPPGEVETTCCLNGIVYVDGEPVAGAEITITSSRGTSISLYTRYINTVDNVPFYEISLSDDPLQVQSGETITITARLGNRERSLTHEVQPGSQQVDIVLPRRSPNDFVALQSIPLRSISGEFDGLSGIAINPEYQVFVVDQEAHQIQAFDTNGNPLQPPWGHYGQNPGQFNLPRRVVVDASRNVYILDAGNRRIQKFDRQGRYVHSWMLCTQLSSCPFPYDLALAPDGTIAVVYNQGVTIFSTTGDLQRQWSTGIHGTDIDIDRNGNVYITTGQSDIYTFTPGGQLTTTLNTPLTSIQSMAIDPSGNLWVTDPINGIVRLSTTGAIAQQWTIPGELFNDMAIAPNGQLYLTSYTNKVLVFDPTRGTTRSWGRSSRYRDVIGTVTVPNNTLFIANREPAAVTRLTFQQSVTSTQVALNPLPRRIVDMTKAADGSVYILDQSSSTTARVYKINALGQQLFSFPINDVSAGAIAVAQNGTIFIAEDLDNQVLQFSADGQYRSSWGGTGSKPGRFYLPSDLVIDSNGYIYVADRGNERIQKLRLDGTVERTVSATFDPTLDNVLQVFNNNIYIYREDAIRVRDSDLTSPPLYTIELNNQVKGWDIDQHGNIYAFNPDTRQIEIYRPMRFTQPIATISYLNLSSLSADDTLIVQGMGQDSDETNTIHAWRWESNQNGQISTSRTLAIPAASLSSGTHTITLKVQDNEGEWSQQTSLSVYVSPRIQNIPAWTILLYLDADYAADGQALLKSFNNTIRNLKQLSNSSIRIAIQIDGPQNNDTRRILIHPGQPPSENSISEQAMDDPLTLANFLRWGQETFPARHYYLAIANHGQGVQGIAWDSTSDARDDGRRNNSAYLTIKELGQALNAPGVAPIDVIHLDACSMGLLEVAFELRPRSEVPLRSRLLIASQYLGWSFFAYDEYVADITATSTPEMVARTVVQIYADKSVQKRVPFTITALDLGRVTTVASTVDRLAAELAAYANNSNEHFNQVQNIRNSSSHLNSDNDYRNARSDAYVDLLSWTRNVRDSISDRAIQQRADELINELTGTQSFILPNPNGHRVGIATLPARYGSYRIDLSDVHGISIYYPDYTRRNATFNSYVNNYLFEFTRYTRWSELLTAGVVALNPGDPEVDEGLAPLAPLSVEYYVHVPMIVR, encoded by the coding sequence ATGGCAGCGTCCTGTATCCGTAGCATGCTGTTAGGCGGATTGTTTATTCTCCTGGTCTCATTCAATGCACCGGTGTTTAGCATGCCGATCCTACACTCTTCACCATTGACCTCAGGTGCTAATCAGGCTGGTGACACCCAAGAATCGGGTGCTATCCCATTACCACGAGGTTGTGGCGGCGTCACACCGCCGGGGGAAGTAGAGACCACCTGCTGCCTGAACGGTATCGTATATGTTGATGGAGAGCCGGTTGCGGGGGCCGAAATTACGATCACCAGCTCACGTGGTACCAGTATTTCCCTGTACACCCGCTACATCAACACTGTTGACAACGTCCCATTTTACGAGATTAGCCTTAGTGACGATCCGCTACAAGTGCAAAGCGGTGAAACAATTACCATCACGGCACGACTTGGCAACCGAGAGCGTAGCCTGACTCATGAGGTGCAACCGGGAAGCCAACAAGTTGACATTGTGTTACCCCGCCGGAGTCCCAATGACTTTGTAGCCCTGCAATCAATACCGCTGCGCAGCATATCTGGCGAATTTGACGGCCTGAGCGGTATTGCAATCAACCCTGAGTATCAGGTATTTGTGGTTGATCAAGAAGCGCATCAGATTCAGGCCTTTGATACTAATGGTAATCCTCTTCAACCACCGTGGGGGCATTACGGGCAAAACCCAGGGCAATTTAACCTACCGCGTCGCGTAGTTGTTGACGCAAGCCGTAATGTCTATATCCTCGACGCCGGCAATCGTCGCATCCAAAAATTTGACCGACAGGGTCGCTATGTGCATTCGTGGATGTTATGTACCCAACTCTCATCGTGTCCGTTCCCGTATGATCTTGCATTGGCGCCCGACGGAACTATTGCCGTTGTCTACAATCAGGGAGTGACCATCTTCAGCACTACCGGTGATTTGCAGCGGCAATGGTCAACCGGTATCCATGGCACAGACATCGACATTGATCGCAATGGAAACGTGTATATTACGACCGGACAATCTGATATATATACATTCACCCCTGGCGGTCAGTTGACGACGACGCTGAACACACCGCTCACCTCTATTCAAAGCATGGCAATTGACCCAAGTGGCAACCTTTGGGTGACCGATCCGATCAATGGTATCGTCCGTCTGTCAACCACCGGCGCAATTGCACAGCAATGGACGATTCCGGGTGAACTCTTTAACGATATGGCCATTGCACCAAACGGTCAGCTTTACCTGACGAGTTACACTAATAAGGTGCTGGTATTTGACCCAACACGCGGTACAACTCGATCATGGGGCAGATCAAGCCGGTATCGTGATGTTATCGGAACGGTGACCGTGCCCAATAATACTTTGTTTATTGCCAATCGTGAACCGGCTGCGGTTACCCGGTTGACATTCCAGCAATCTGTGACATCGACCCAAGTGGCGCTTAATCCGCTCCCAAGACGCATTGTTGATATGACCAAAGCTGCTGATGGTTCGGTCTATATCCTTGATCAATCAAGCTCGACCACTGCCCGCGTCTACAAAATCAATGCGCTCGGCCAACAACTCTTCTCATTTCCAATCAATGATGTCAGTGCAGGCGCAATTGCAGTAGCGCAAAACGGCACTATCTTTATTGCGGAAGATCTCGATAATCAGGTCTTGCAATTCTCTGCCGATGGTCAATACCGTTCAAGCTGGGGCGGGACGGGTAGCAAACCCGGAAGATTCTATTTACCCAGTGATCTGGTAATTGACTCAAATGGATATATCTACGTCGCTGATCGAGGTAATGAGCGTATTCAAAAATTGCGGCTGGACGGGACGGTGGAGAGAACGGTATCAGCTACCTTTGATCCTACTCTCGACAATGTATTGCAGGTATTTAATAACAACATCTATATCTATCGTGAAGACGCGATTCGGGTTCGTGACAGCGACCTTACCAGCCCTCCGTTGTACACTATTGAACTGAATAATCAGGTGAAAGGATGGGACATCGATCAGCATGGGAACATCTATGCCTTCAATCCGGATACGAGACAGATCGAGATATATCGCCCGATGCGGTTTACACAACCAATCGCCACGATCAGTTACCTCAACCTGAGCAGTCTGAGTGCTGATGATACGCTGATAGTGCAGGGTATGGGCCAAGACAGTGATGAAACGAACACCATCCATGCCTGGCGCTGGGAGTCAAACCAGAATGGTCAAATCAGCACCAGCCGAACATTAGCAATACCGGCTGCCAGTTTGAGTAGCGGTACACACACGATTACGTTAAAAGTCCAGGATAATGAAGGCGAGTGGTCTCAACAGACCAGTCTCTCAGTGTATGTTAGTCCACGCATTCAGAACATACCGGCCTGGACGATACTCCTTTACCTCGATGCCGATTATGCTGCCGATGGTCAAGCATTACTGAAATCTTTCAATAACACTATCAGAAATCTTAAACAACTCAGTAATTCGTCTATTCGGATCGCTATCCAGATCGATGGGCCACAAAACAACGATACTCGTCGCATACTTATTCATCCTGGTCAACCACCCAGCGAGAACAGCATATCAGAACAAGCAATGGATGATCCACTTACACTGGCGAACTTCTTACGTTGGGGGCAAGAGACCTTCCCGGCACGGCACTACTACCTGGCTATTGCCAATCATGGGCAGGGCGTCCAGGGCATTGCCTGGGACTCGACGAGTGACGCACGTGATGATGGGAGAAGAAACAACAGTGCGTATCTCACCATCAAAGAACTTGGTCAAGCGCTCAATGCACCCGGCGTCGCACCAATTGACGTGATTCACCTTGATGCCTGCTCGATGGGACTGCTAGAGGTCGCTTTTGAACTGAGGCCGCGAAGTGAAGTGCCACTCCGATCACGCCTGCTCATCGCTTCGCAATACCTGGGCTGGAGCTTCTTCGCGTATGACGAATACGTTGCCGATATTACGGCAACAAGTACACCAGAAATGGTTGCACGCACGGTGGTACAGATCTACGCCGATAAGTCAGTGCAGAAACGAGTACCATTCACTATTACCGCCCTTGATCTCGGTCGCGTGACAACCGTTGCTTCTACCGTTGACCGCCTGGCTGCTGAGTTAGCTGCTTATGCCAATAACAGCAATGAACACTTCAACCAGGTACAGAACATTCGCAATAGCAGCAGCCATCTTAACAGCGATAATGACTACCGCAACGCCCGTTCTGATGCATACGTGGACCTCCTGAGCTGGACCCGAAACGTCAGAGACAGCATTTCAGACCGGGCGATCCAACAACGGGCAGACGAGTTGATCAATGAATTGACCGGTACACAGTCATTTATCTTACCCAACCCTAACGGCCATCGAGTTGGAATCGCAACCTTGCCTGCAAGGTACGGCAGTTACCGTATTGACCTGAGCGATGTGCATGGTATCTCGATATATTACCCTGACTACACCAGACGCAACGCCACCTTCAACAGTTATGTCAATAATTACCTGTTTGAGTTTACCCGTTACACCCGATGGAGTGAACTCTTAACCGCCGGTGTCGTAGCGTTGAATCCGGGAGACCCGGAAGTAGATGAGGGTCTCGCGCCATTAGCACCGCTCAGCGTCGAGTATTATGTGCATGTACCGATGATTGTGCGGTAA